AATCAGGACTCAGGTCTTCCTTCATCCCTGGTTCCCCTGAAGGTCCAGCAGGACGACGGCGTCGGACCCAGAGAGCCAGACCTGGGCCACCTCAGACAGGGAGACTCCCCACGTGAAGAGAACTGGAGTCCCACCCAGTCGGTACCGGAGGGACATGAGGATGACGACGTCGACAGCAGCTCCTACCAGATCTCAGAGGCGCTCAACAATCATTTCTACTACAGCAACGGCGTCCTCAGGCCCCGGCCACACTCCAACGCTATTCTGCTGCACCCCAGAGCCCAGATCATCTAGACCGCAGACAGGACAGTCTGCATTCCTGAACTGAAAACCTTATTCTTTGTGATCTCTTATTTGCTTTATATATATTGCCTACAGGATAATTAGCAGCAAGGACTATCCAAATGTTgagaatgtgaatatttttttgcctctgagtttttaaaaaaatacatataaaaataaaaaaattgggggcgttttatgcctttattagatagtTGACAGTGGAGGAATAACTGGAGAGATAGAAATAAGGGGAAGAAAGGGATGGGGAACGACATGCAACACACATTTGGGAAGTTTTTGATCCTACTTATTTTGAAGATCCGCTCTTGGAGAATGAAGTGACTGGCGAGTTTTGCCTTTCACTTGCTAACATTTGTCATGTAAATGAAAAACTCTCCTTGTACGTACAAGGAATCAAAGTTCCTGTTACACAATGTTTACTGTTTTATCTGAAGCGCTGAAATGTCACATCCTCTAAGCAGAGAGTTCCAATGAATCCTGACTGTCAACTTAAGGTTGTTTacatcaaaaacataaaaggagGACGATATGGACGAAGACACAGTTTCTGAGCTCTGAGGTCAGCGGTGGGTTAAGATTAAACTGTACTCGAAGCCTTGATATTTGCAGCTTCAATGGACCTGTGCATGAACAGttggtgtgtatttgtgtatgtatgtattatatgtatatgGGGGAGATATCAGATAGATAAGAGCCAATGTATTTTTATGATCGTGTCATTAACAGCTACCTGCAACTACAACAAAAAATTTGTTActcactgaatgctgttactgTGAggacctgaacacacacacatggaaaaaatatttttaacaggTGGATGTGACCAGAGTTATTTCTGTCTACGCTAACAGTGCCAACAAAGCAATGAAGAGACTGGATGCAGAAGATGAACTGTAAATACCTTCTGTGTTAACGCACTGTCAGCTGATGACAAGTACTATGtaaattgttttatattcattcagtgtttttttttttaaatgaaactgcaAAACTgacatgtaaatgtttaaatgtttattcataaaAGTACAGCATATGcaattataaaaacaaagtcattgttcttgttgtgttgtAACTTGGGACACGCTGGTTTGCCCTCGTACGTGAGAACGAAGAGCATCATGACACTGATCACAGCTGCTGCAGTAATGCAGCTGTTGTATCGGACTATAGTGATTTCCTCATTTGTATTTCACATCTTCATTAGGTCTGTAGTGACTGAAATAATTGACACTGTGGAtacaaaagtcaaaaaaagaCTTAGTTGTACTTTCTGTATTGAGGGAATATATCTGCATTTTAGGAAATGCACTTATTTGATTTATTGcaaagagttagatgagaagatcaatactaTCTGTTAAATATAAACATTCAGTACAGCtaggagacagttagcttagcttagcataaagactggaagcaggcgCTCTGtacaaaggttaaaaaaactTTACTAGCATGTCTAAAGCTCACcgattaacatgttatatcctgtttgtttcatccctacaaaaactgaaatgttaatatgttgaGTTGTTTTACAAGATTAGATTATTATTAACaggatataatgtgttaattggtgagctttagaCATGCTAGTAGGCGAATTTGTTAACCTTTGgaaagagccaggctagctgtttccattCTGtcgctaagctaagctaagctaaccgtctcctGGTTGTAGATTCATGTGTAGTGTAAAGAGAGGTTcccatcttctcatctcactctgtGCAAGAAAGTGTTTAAGACATTGCTTCTCCACTCAGACTGGACAGTTGAGATGGAAGTGAATCAGGCTGTAGGGGACCTTAGGCTAATCTAAGATAACCTACAAGAAGATCTTCATCTCCCAGCATGCCTTGGAGGGGGCTCTGGATGAAGAATAAAGACACATGTTCAAGAAGTATTGTCTAATCAGGGGATCCTGTCAGACCTGTAAACATCTAAACAGCAAATGCTAAGATAAGAAGAGTCAGTGCTTCCTTTCTTGCTTTCCTGTCTTTCTTAGTCTAAAGTAAACACGACTGTTCTTTGCAAAAAGTCACAATTTACATTAGAAAAATGTACTTGTGACCAAACTTGTTCCAACAGTTTTATGAAAACAACACATGTGGATTCAGTATCTTTCTCTAAGTGCTGCAGTGTTTTCGTAACGATTTCTCCTTGATAATTTCTCCTTTAGGAGAAAGAAAATTGGTTAGAAGATTAATTTTTTGAGTCTGTTTAGATGCAGACCTGCATCGACTGACAAATGTAacaatgaatgatgaatgtgcagAAAATAATGTAACATAGGTAACGTTTAGGGATATCAGACGGGTCTGCAGTGATGATCTCTCCAACACATCAACCTGCCAAATATTAAATAACAAATTTTGAGTATAACATTTAGAAGTCAATACTCAGCTGTGTCGCTGAGGCTGGATATCCCTACACGTTTTTTATAAATCTCTTAAATTACGGGATTAACAAACAGTTTAAAATCCAATCTATGTCAAAGTTatgatttatcaaaaaaaaaacaaaaacgggAGTACACAGTAAAATCAGTCTGCTACATTACTTTTCAGTAATACTGAAGTACAAAAGTAATTTGTTAATTCGTCTAAACATAAATGCCACAGAACTATTCCTAGCATTCCTCTTTCTTTAAAAATCTCATGAATCAAACTGAGTTTTGGGCTAAAACCTCTTTGTGAGTCCGCTGGTGAGTGCGAAGGTTACTCCTCTGAGAAAAACTCTTGCCGCACGTATCGCACGTGTACGGTTTCTCTCCCGTGTGAATCCGCTGGTGAATCTCCAGATGGCTGACGCGATCGAAGCTTTTGCCGCAGAACGGGCAAATGAACCACTTCTCCTTTATGCGGCGACTTGCTATAGTTTTATGCAACTCCGGGTCGTTTAAGAGAAAGAATCTGTTGTCCGGGTTGAAAGCGGACATGTTTTTAGTCTGTGGTTGTTTCTCTGAGAGGAATCTGATGGATACCCCTCTCTCTGGGTGATTTATTGCTTCTATAGGTTGACTTGGCTGAGCTTGGCTGAAAGTCACAGGAGCCCTCGGTTTACTTGACGCACCTTGACCGTTATCCCTCATGAACCTGTCAGAGTACGCCGTCTCCGCTGAATTATCTAGAATGTCCAAAGCGTTTTGAATGAGCAAGATTTCTGAGTCCAGGTTTTGCGACAACTGCTTCGGTTCAAAAAAGCAGTCCGAGTCGTCGGCGGTGTCGCTGTCTCCCACTGAAACAGACGACCACTGCTGGCTCTCTTGTTCCTCCGCAGCTTCGGCGGGTTGGTGGTTCAGCTCCATCTCGTGTTGACCGGCTCCGTCAGTAACGCTGTGTTCACAGTCCATTATCTGCTCCACGATCTGAACGTCGTCCTCGTCCTCTAGCTTGACTATTAAATCCTCGTCGTCTCTGCTGTCGCTTTCACAGTAGTCGGACTTGAGCTGCTCACTCTGTTTCTCCTCTGACTGAGCGGGTGGAGACGTTCTGTGATTCGCTGACGTGTCCGTCTTCTCTCTGACGCTCTGCTCAGACGATAATGTCTGGACTGAATCTATAACGGGTCCTGAAATGACAGAGCAGGTTCATCTTTTTAGCCTTTattaaacctttttaaaaaaatgcgtTCTGATTGAATCACCAGCAATTCTGGTAGTGACAACTGTAATTTACAAAGGCAGACTGACGGACTAATGGAATAACTGTATCAACACTAAGTTACTTCTATTACTCGTCACAGTTGAAGTTAAAAGGTCAATAATGCCCATAGACATCAGCAGACAATAATATGGGTTTGACTCTCCTGAAAGGATTTTGGAAGATCATTATGGTACATCTATAGTCGTGTCCTGGTGAATTACAGTAGCGtacagctgaaaatgaaattagtcaattaactgattgacagaaaatgaatctgcaattatttttcaatcaaaaatgccaaacttcCTCTGATTTAAgcctctcagatgtgaggatcttttgcttttctttgtcatatatgatagtcAAGTGAATAAATTTGgctttttgactgttggttggagagtacaagcaatttgaaattgtgatggacatttttcactattttctgacatatgATCGACTTGACAAATAATCGATTGATCGGGAGaaaattgtcagattaatcaaaaatgaaaatgattgttagttgcagccctggtcTAGCGGTCTACAATATGTaacaaatcctcatatttaagAAGATGAAAGCAGAATATGTTTGGCTTTATTGTTTAAGAAATTAATTAAACGACTAATGGAGTCTCAAAATTgctgtcattatttatttttttgtaaatggaCTAGatctgcaactaacgattattttcatcatttattaatatgttgattatttcccaattaatcgactaatcattcagtctataaaaattctgaaaacagtgatttttttttccaaattgcCTTGTTTGAAATACTCATGTGAAGTTCaattacctca
This sequence is a window from Thunnus albacares chromosome 12, fThuAlb1.1, whole genome shotgun sequence. Protein-coding genes within it:
- the LOC122994386 gene encoding zinc finger and SCAN domain-containing protein 32-like; amino-acid sequence: MANCVAFQTKLTSIMEMLAKAAVLEISKLWEDGFALVQAELRRRESEIEALNRKLMLLENEQLTGLTQVQTSNLSSPSSSRREQQNRLLPPTGDGPVIDSVQTLSSEQSVREKTDTSANHRTSPPAQSEEKQSEQLKSDYCESDSRDDEDLIVKLEDEDDVQIVEQIMDCEHSVTDGAGQHEMELNHQPAEAAEEQESQQWSSVSVGDSDTADDSDCFFEPKQLSQNLDSEILLIQNALDILDNSAETAYSDRFMRDNGQGASSKPRAPVTFSQAQPSQPIEAINHPERGVSIRFLSEKQPQTKNMSAFNPDNRFFLLNDPELHKTIASRRIKEKWFICPFCGKSFDRVSHLEIHQRIHTGEKPYTCDTCGKSFSQRSNLRTHQRTHKEVLAQNSV